AGATGTTAATATCTCTTATCAGAAAAAGATCTATGTTTATGAAGATGTAATTATAAATAATATGATTCAAACAGAAAATGTTACATGGGGACCTTATGAAAGAATAGTATTGAACACTGAAAAAGTACAATTAAATACAAATTGTATACTGACAATTAATTCAAATACATACTTAGAAGGAACATTTACAATTCAAACTTGGGGACGAATTTTCATTAATGAAGTAGCTACAAATATTAAAATTGATACACTTTATATACGACCACAAGAAGGTTATTGTAATGGTATACAGCTTTATGGTTTAGAAGGAAATAAGTTACATATCGAACAAGCACCTGCAGGTATTACATATACTGACAATGTAATTATTCGGAAATGTAAATTAAATTCATTTCATTATCAGAACGTAAATGGCTATGATCGAACTTTAGATGGAACACAAAAGATTCTTATTGAACAAAATATATTCAAAAATTATGCATTTATTATGATGTATCAAGGATCTGGTTTTTTACAAGAGAATTTCTTAGTACAACATAATAATTTTTTGGGAGATGTTAAAGTTATGAATTATTACAATAATTTTACATTTATATATAATTCTTTTGACTATAAAAAAATTGAATTTGGATGTAATAAACTTACATCGTTATATTCTGGTAATTATGACTATTCAAATAATTATTGGGGAACCACAGATACCAATTTGATAAAATCTGTATTAAAAGATAAGAATGACGATTTAACCCTACCATATGAAATCAACTACTTACCAATTCTTCAAGAGCCGACCGGGTTAACACCACGTATTGAATAATAAAATGGATTTTTGTAAGTTATTTCAATGTGTAGAATTATTTCACAATGCCATTGTTGAAATAAAGAATGAATTATCTATAGAGTTCCACAACTTTCCAGCAGGAAGTTGTGGAACAACTTGTATATTACTAGCAACTTTTCTAAATGAGAATGGATTTGAAAAAATAAAGATGATAATAGGCGGAAAAGAATTTTTTACAGAAAATTCATATCAAGAATATAGTCATGCTTGGTTAGAATTAAACAAAATCCTAGTAATTGATATTACAGCTTATCAATTTCCTGAAATTCAAGAAAAAATATTCATTCATAAGAATTCCTTATGGCATAAAGGATGGAAAGTATTGGAAGAAATTAAAGATCCCAATATTTATACTTCAATAGCTACTACTAATTCAGATTTTATTAATTACTCAAAAATTAAAGAAAAGATTTTAAGAAAAGAAAACACATAACATGCGCTTCAAATCCGACAAACCAGTCAAGCTGGTTTGCGGTTTAAGTGCGTAGTTATGCTCACAGCCTATTGGGCTGGTAAGTTTAGGTAAACAGTATGCGACTACATAGATTGGAAAATCTTTTTGGTTATATATAAATTATGATATATTTATTCGTCCATCTAATAGAAATTGGGAATGATACTGATTTATATACAAATGTGAAAAATACATTTTAGAAAACTGTTTCTCATTTAAGGGGGAAATTATGTTTGGGAACAATAAAGAAATTGTAAAATTTGTAAATAAATGGGCTGTAGAGCCAAAAAACGATCCTGAAATAGAACAAAAAATTGCTAGTCTTGAAAAGGCCTATGGAGTTACATTTCCAAGTAAATATTTGTCATTAATAAAAGAAGCAAATCCAATATATTGTCCTAATTTATTGGATTACATATCTGATAATGATATAGCTATTTATGATGTCCAAGATTTTATTGATCCGTTAAAAATAAGAGAAGAAACAGATGAATATATAAATGGTGGAATGCCAAATGGTTATATTGGATTCGCATTAGATTGCATGGGAAATATGTTTTGCTTCAAATACGATGAATTAAAAGAAAAAAAGGATGCAAAGATTTACATATTCGATCATGATCTTTGTGAAATAAACGAGGTGGCAAATTCATTTAGTAAGTGGATAAAGAAATTCAATTCAATCTAAAATAAATAAAAAGGAATATATTTTTTAAGTCAAGCTTGTAAAAATAATTATATGTATAGAAGAAAAGAGAAAAAATTAAGAAACAAAAATAAAGCATAACAAAGGTTCGTAGCCGACAGGCAGTCAAGCTGCCTGCGGTACAACCAGTTGTTATGCTGACACCCACACTGGGGTGCTTAGGAGAAAAAAAATGGAACACAAAAATATTGATGTAAACAAACCTGTAGAAAATCCAAAACTGGTTGAACTCTTAGACCAAAGAAATCATATATCTCCACAGAACGAAGATTGGGATTCTCTTATGAATAATATTCTTCAGTATATAGCTGAAGAAGGAGTGTTTCTTGCAGTAACACAGTTTGATAAAAGTAATGTTCTTAACCATGGAGACGGAACTTCAACAATACAAAAAGATACAGTCATTCAGTTTGAATCTCTTTCGACCAATGATGGAGAAACTTATTTCCCGATTTATACTGATTGGAAAAACCTTAGAGAAAATCCTAATCACAGTACTGGTGAAATAGAAACAATGATTTTGACATTTGAGGATGTTTATACATTTTCAAAGAGAAATACTGGAGCAGTATTAAACCCTTTCAGCCATAACCTACTTTTGAATAACTCTCTTTTAGAAAATATGAAAAAAGTTCTTGACGAAAGAAATAACAGCCACAGAGCTCAAATTGAAATTAAAAGTGACACGAGAGTAATGCTTGGTGAGCCAAAAGATTATCCGATAACATTAGTTGAAGCAATTAAGAATTATGCAAAAACAAACAAGAATATCAAAACAATTTATCTTAAGCTGATGGTTATGGAAGGAAAACAAAGTTTCCTTTTAATTGTTGATTTTAAGGGTGATAGAAATACAATTTTTGATCAACTTTTTAAGGTTGCTCAGCCATATATTCCTAAAGAAATGTTCCTTTATGTAGTTCCATATTCAGAGGAGTTTGGTAAAAATGCGGCAGATAATAAACCTTTCTATAAATTAGAAAAAACTGGATTCTTGGGATTTTTAAGGAAATAATTCTGATATAATGATTCTAAGAAATAAAAGAGCATAACAAAGGTTCGTAGCCGACAGGCAGTCAAGCTGCCTGCGGTACAACCAGTTGTTATGCTGACACCCGCACTGGGGTGCTTAGTAAGAAAAGGGAGAAAAAATGTTAATTGGAAGAATTTTGCTTGCACTTGCTGCAATTTTCGTAATTTTATTTTTTGTATTTTTTATAGTCGCAATTGTAAGAATTATAAAAAAGAAGACAGCAAAGAAGTATTTCTTAATATCCATTGCAAGTATATTTGCTTGTTTTGTATCCTTTTATTTGTGCATAACAATCCCAGAACAAGCGTATCAGGACGACTGTGATGTAGTAAGGCTTCAGCATCTTATTTATTATGGAAACTTAATCGAAGAATATAAATCAAAAGTTGGAAAATATCCATTTGAAGGAGAAAAACAACAAGTTTATGCTTTTGTATACAACAATACACAAAAGTATTATTGCGATGATACAAATCCATATCCTCATATACAAAAAACACCTAAAGAATTCTTTTCTGAATTGGAAAAAGGCTTAGGTCGTTAAATCGATCAATTATTTGATCCACAATATGTTCCAAGTGATAGACCTGTTTTTTATATCTACATGATTGATGGAAATCAATATTTCTTTGCTGTACATCTTTCTAAAAAATATTCATTTTCAAAAAAAGTAGATACCAAATATTATAAAACTGAAATTTCAAATATTCGCGATGAAGAATATCAGGTTTATGAAATGGAAGAATTGGAAAAAAATGAAGAGTTTAAAGAAGCCACAAGTAAAGATTTTGCCGGATATTTTGAAGTAAGAAAAAATCAACATATACGAGATTATGAATAAATAGCATAACAAAGGTTCGTAGCCGACAGCGGGTCGAGCCCGCTGCGGTACAACCAGTTGTTATGGCGACAGGCCACTGGCCTGCTTTTTTAGGAAGAAATGAAAATTATTGGAGATAAAGATTTACAGGGATTATGGGACATAATTGAGAATAAATATTGTTTCGGCCCTTGTTGTACTCAAAAAAGGTATAATTGGATAACGCTTCCAATTCCGAATAAAAAGTATTCAGTAAAAGAAATCTGGTCAAAGAATAATGAAAAACTTATAAATTCTTTTTTCGAAGAACTCACAGAAGATAAGTTATTTGCATTAGACTGGCAACATGATGGATTTACTTTTTCACCAAAAGAATATGATACAATAAATTTTGAATACTTTGATGAAATAAGGGGATGTAATGTATATTTTCCAACATATTATCCTAATGGAGATTATTATTTCTTCTTCGATAAAAATTTTGAAATTGGATTATTCGGGCATCCTTGGTTGAAAGAAGTATTTGTTCTTGGCGAAAAATTAATTCAGAAGTTTGATTCAAACAAAAATAATTTGAGAATAGTAGAAATAAAAGAATAAATTGACAAAAGAATATTTAAGAAAGCAAGTCAAGCTTGCTTTCTTAAATAAGAATAAAACTTTAGGGTTTGGACGAAGAAGTGATAGTACGCGGCTTTACGCCGCTTAGGAAAAGTATAATAATAGAAGCATACGCTTCAAATGGTTATACAGAATTTTCATAACGAAAAAAGTATTTTTGAAATCCAATTCTGTATAAGAAATATAATTGCCATAACAAAGGTTCGTAGCCGACAGCGGGTAAAGCCCGCTGCGGTACAACCAGTTGTTATGGCGACAGGCCACTGGCCTGCTTTTTTAGGAAATTAAAAAGTAATGAAAATAATATTTTATATTTTTGCAGTTCTTTTTATTCTCATCATTTTTCTTGTAGTATATAAATTAATTTCCAGAGAACTTAAAAAAAATTCTGAAATCCAAAAAAAGATATTAAATGAATGTAAAACCGAAGAAGAATGTAATACCGCATTAAAAAACTTAAAAAGAAGAAACATAAGAAAGGTGATTATTATTACATTAGCTTTTTATG
The Treponema bryantii DNA segment above includes these coding regions:
- a CDS encoding chitobiase/beta-hexosaminidase C-terminal domain-containing protein; this encodes MKRNFLLFLSFILCLFFFSCSNLNNDLNKPIKLKNLSFDKNPGLYTEAIEVSIKSVNGGTIYYTLDGSNPTKNSYIYNSPISLSKDDSSTTITAIEMKDGFENSELLIGTFKIKYEDITSIDFEIDDILYLGNEYNLSVNFYPRKNPNLAISYTSSNNGIVSIDDSGKVTPLKKGETFLQITLPDVNISYQKKIYVYEDVIINNMIQTENVTWGPYERIVLNTEKVQLNTNCILTINSNTYLEGTFTIQTWGRIFINEVATNIKIDTLYIRPQEGYCNGIQLYGLEGNKLHIEQAPAGITYTDNVIIRKCKLNSFHYQNVNGYDRTLDGTQKILIEQNIFKNYAFIMMYQGSGFLQENFLVQHNNFLGDVKVMNYYNNFTFIYNSFDYKKIEFGCNKLTSLYSGNYDYSNNYWGTTDTNLIKSVLKDKNDDLTLPYEINYLPILQEPTGLTPRIE
- a CDS encoding SMI1/KNR4 family protein; the protein is MFGNNKEIVKFVNKWAVEPKNDPEIEQKIASLEKAYGVTFPSKYLSLIKEANPIYCPNLLDYISDNDIAIYDVQDFIDPLKIREETDEYINGGMPNGYIGFALDCMGNMFCFKYDELKEKKDAKIYIFDHDLCEINEVANSFSKWIKKFNSI
- a CDS encoding enhanced serine sensitivity protein SseB, with the protein product MEHKNIDVNKPVENPKLVELLDQRNHISPQNEDWDSLMNNILQYIAEEGVFLAVTQFDKSNVLNHGDGTSTIQKDTVIQFESLSTNDGETYFPIYTDWKNLRENPNHSTGEIETMILTFEDVYTFSKRNTGAVLNPFSHNLLLNNSLLENMKKVLDERNNSHRAQIEIKSDTRVMLGEPKDYPITLVEAIKNYAKTNKNIKTIYLKLMVMEGKQSFLLIVDFKGDRNTIFDQLFKVAQPYIPKEMFLYVVPYSEEFGKNAADNKPFYKLEKTGFLGFLRK
- a CDS encoding DUF2716 domain-containing protein; its protein translation is MKIIGDKDLQGLWDIIENKYCFGPCCTQKRYNWITLPIPNKKYSVKEIWSKNNEKLINSFFEELTEDKLFALDWQHDGFTFSPKEYDTINFEYFDEIRGCNVYFPTYYPNGDYYFFFDKNFEIGLFGHPWLKEVFVLGEKLIQKFDSNKNNLRIVEIKE